Proteins encoded within one genomic window of Gallus gallus isolate bGalGal1 chromosome 1, bGalGal1.mat.broiler.GRCg7b, whole genome shotgun sequence:
- the NEK3 gene encoding serine/threonine-protein kinase Nek3 isoform X3 → MDKYEVLKVLGEGSFGRALLVQHKLSDQKYAMKEIRLPVSSSDVETSRKEAILLAKMKHPNVVAYKESFEVMEYCDDGDLMQKIKDQRGKLFPEDTILCWFVQMCLGVKHIHDKRVLHRDIKSKNVFLTQNGKVKLGDFGSARLLAHPVSYACTYVGTPYYVPPEIWENMPYNNKSDIWSLGCILYELCTLRHPFQANSWKHLILKVCKGSYNPLPSHYSYELHYLIKQMFKRNPKNRPSATTILARGCLTKLIKNCFPSEVQFQVTEEFKQELKETRKCRGTAIRPKGSVAAGGGSNKKESKQSEDESGTCSRLKSENTTKGLNECTREQRKNDEEAETSEVLSGITDLTHLRRRQWEKRTFSTVVDVLENAPLLSSSFTSEENKNGSVTNYSENKPRKQWAKETPRTLMNILSNADVSLAFKTYTIYKPASANILRGPLSDETEASDELDGEREDIDTDLERLEPRSDEDDTDFEEDDPDWVSELEKVLKHTD, encoded by the exons ATGGACAAATACGAAGTGCTGAAAGTACTGGGAGAAGGGTCCTTCGGGAGAGCTCTCCTAGTTCAGCACAAACTCAGCGACCAGAAGTATGCCATGAAGGAAATCAGGCTTCCTGTG TCTTCATCTGATGTAGAGACCTCGAGGAAGGAAGCTATTCTTTTGGCTAAAATGAAACATCCAAATGTTGTTGCCTATAAAGAATCATTTGAAG TGATGGAGTATTGTGACGATGGAGATCTaatgcagaagattaaagaCCAAAGAGGAAAGTTGTTCCCTGAAGACACG atactttGCTGGTTTGTGCAGATGTGCCTGGGTGTGAAGCACATTCACGATAAGCGTGTATTGCACAGGGATATCAAATCCAAG AACGTCTTTCTCActcaaaatggaaaagtaaagTTGGGAGATTTTGGATCTGCACGACTTCTTGCACA CCCAGTGTCATATGCCTGCACATACGTGGGAACTCCTTACTATGTACCTCCTGAAATATGGGAAAACATGCCATACAACAACAAAAG TGACATATGGTCTCTGGGATGCATCCTGTATGAGCTGTGCACTCTTAGACATCCA tttcaAGCCAATAGCTGGAAACATCTAATTCTTAAGGTCTGCAAAGGATCCTACAATCCACTGCCATCTCACTATTCCTATGAACTCCATTACTtaataaaacagatgtttaagaGAAATCCAAAGAATCGTCCATCAGCAACTACTATTCTTGCAAGAGGCTGCTTAACCAAACTTATCAAAAATTGTTTCCCTTCTGAG GTACAATTCCAGGTGACAGAAGAATTCAAGCAAGAATTAAAGGAAACCAGGAAATGCAGAGGCACTGCAATAAGACCAAAAG GTAGTGTTGCAGCTGGTGGAGGctcaaataagaaagaaagtaaG CAAAGCGAAGATGAAAGTGGCACATGTAGCAGGttgaaaagtgaaaatactACTAAAGGTTTGAATGAATGCACaagagaacaaaggaaaaatgatgaaGAAG CAGAAACTTCAGAAGTCCTCTCAGGAATTACTGATTTGACACATCTCCGTAGGAGGCAATGGGAGAAGAGGACATTCAGTACAGTAGTGGATGTCCTGGAAAATGCTCCCTTGCTTTCTTCCAGTTTTACATCTGAAGAGAATAAAA ATGGCTCTGTTACAAACTACAGTGAAAATAAGCCACGTAAGCAGTGGGCTAAGGAAACTCCTCGGACCCTGATGAACATCCTCAGTAATGCAGATGTCAGCTTAGCATTTAAAACATACACAATTTATAAACCAG CTTCTGCAAATATATTAAGAGGTCCACTTTCTGATGAAACTGAAGCATCTGATGAACTAGATGGGGAACGTGAAGATATTGACACAGATTTGGAGAGACTTGAGCCTAGATCTGATGAAGATGATAC GGACTTCGAGGAAGATGACCCAGACTGGGTGTCAGAACTGGAAAAAGTACTGAAACACACTGACTGA
- the NEK3 gene encoding serine/threonine-protein kinase Nek3 isoform X4: protein MDKYEVLKVLGEGSFGRALLVQHKLSDQKYAMKEIRLPVSSSDVETSRKEAILLAKMKHPNVVAYKESFEVMEYCDDGDLMQKIKDQRGKLFPEDTILCWFVQMCLGVKHIHDKRVLHRDIKSKNVFLTQNGKVKLGDFGSARLLAHPVSYACTYVGTPYYVPPEIWENMPYNNKSDIWSLGCILYELCTLRHPFQANSWKHLILKVCKGSYNPLPSHYSYELHYLIKQMFKRNPKNRPSATTILARGCLTKLIKNCFPSEVTEEFKQELKETRKCRGTAIRPKGSVAAGGGSNKKESKQSEDESGTCSRLKSENTTKGLNECTREQRKNDEEAETSEVLSGITDLTHLRRRQWEKRTFSTVVDVLENAPLLSSSFTSEENKNGSVTNYSENKPRKQWAKETPRTLMNILSNADVSLAFKTYTIYKPASANILRGPLSDETEASDELDGEREDIDTDLERLEPRSDEDDTDFEEDDPDWVSELEKVLKHTD, encoded by the exons ATGGACAAATACGAAGTGCTGAAAGTACTGGGAGAAGGGTCCTTCGGGAGAGCTCTCCTAGTTCAGCACAAACTCAGCGACCAGAAGTATGCCATGAAGGAAATCAGGCTTCCTGTG TCTTCATCTGATGTAGAGACCTCGAGGAAGGAAGCTATTCTTTTGGCTAAAATGAAACATCCAAATGTTGTTGCCTATAAAGAATCATTTGAAG TGATGGAGTATTGTGACGATGGAGATCTaatgcagaagattaaagaCCAAAGAGGAAAGTTGTTCCCTGAAGACACG atactttGCTGGTTTGTGCAGATGTGCCTGGGTGTGAAGCACATTCACGATAAGCGTGTATTGCACAGGGATATCAAATCCAAG AACGTCTTTCTCActcaaaatggaaaagtaaagTTGGGAGATTTTGGATCTGCACGACTTCTTGCACA CCCAGTGTCATATGCCTGCACATACGTGGGAACTCCTTACTATGTACCTCCTGAAATATGGGAAAACATGCCATACAACAACAAAAG TGACATATGGTCTCTGGGATGCATCCTGTATGAGCTGTGCACTCTTAGACATCCA tttcaAGCCAATAGCTGGAAACATCTAATTCTTAAGGTCTGCAAAGGATCCTACAATCCACTGCCATCTCACTATTCCTATGAACTCCATTACTtaataaaacagatgtttaagaGAAATCCAAAGAATCGTCCATCAGCAACTACTATTCTTGCAAGAGGCTGCTTAACCAAACTTATCAAAAATTGTTTCCCTTCTGAG GTGACAGAAGAATTCAAGCAAGAATTAAAGGAAACCAGGAAATGCAGAGGCACTGCAATAAGACCAAAAG GTAGTGTTGCAGCTGGTGGAGGctcaaataagaaagaaagtaaG CAAAGCGAAGATGAAAGTGGCACATGTAGCAGGttgaaaagtgaaaatactACTAAAGGTTTGAATGAATGCACaagagaacaaaggaaaaatgatgaaGAAG CAGAAACTTCAGAAGTCCTCTCAGGAATTACTGATTTGACACATCTCCGTAGGAGGCAATGGGAGAAGAGGACATTCAGTACAGTAGTGGATGTCCTGGAAAATGCTCCCTTGCTTTCTTCCAGTTTTACATCTGAAGAGAATAAAA ATGGCTCTGTTACAAACTACAGTGAAAATAAGCCACGTAAGCAGTGGGCTAAGGAAACTCCTCGGACCCTGATGAACATCCTCAGTAATGCAGATGTCAGCTTAGCATTTAAAACATACACAATTTATAAACCAG CTTCTGCAAATATATTAAGAGGTCCACTTTCTGATGAAACTGAAGCATCTGATGAACTAGATGGGGAACGTGAAGATATTGACACAGATTTGGAGAGACTTGAGCCTAGATCTGATGAAGATGATAC GGACTTCGAGGAAGATGACCCAGACTGGGTGTCAGAACTGGAAAAAGTACTGAAACACACTGACTGA
- the NEK3 gene encoding serine/threonine-protein kinase Nek3 isoform X5, whose product MDKYEVLKVLGEGSFGRALLVQHKLSDQKYAMKEIRLPVSSSDVETSRKEAILLAKMKHPNVVAYKESFEADGHLYIVMEYCDDGDLMQKIKDQRGKLFPEDTILCWFVQMCLGVKHIHDKRVLHRDIKSKNVFLTQNGKVKLGDFGSARLLAHPVSYACTYVGTPYYVPPEIWENMPYNNKSDIWSLGCILYELCTLRHPVQFQVTEEFKQELKETRKCRGTAIRPKGSVAAGGGSNKKESKQSEDESGTCSRLKSENTTKGLNECTREQRKNDEEAETSEVLSGITDLTHLRRRQWEKRTFSTVVDVLENAPLLSSSFTSEENKNGSVTNYSENKPRKQWAKETPRTLMNILSNADVSLAFKTYTIYKPASANILRGPLSDETEASDELDGEREDIDTDLERLEPRSDEDDTDFEEDDPDWVSELEKVLKHTD is encoded by the exons ATGGACAAATACGAAGTGCTGAAAGTACTGGGAGAAGGGTCCTTCGGGAGAGCTCTCCTAGTTCAGCACAAACTCAGCGACCAGAAGTATGCCATGAAGGAAATCAGGCTTCCTGTG TCTTCATCTGATGTAGAGACCTCGAGGAAGGAAGCTATTCTTTTGGCTAAAATGAAACATCCAAATGTTGTTGCCTATAAAGAATCATTTGAAG CTGATGGACACTTGTATATAGTGATGGAGTATTGTGACGATGGAGATCTaatgcagaagattaaagaCCAAAGAGGAAAGTTGTTCCCTGAAGACACG atactttGCTGGTTTGTGCAGATGTGCCTGGGTGTGAAGCACATTCACGATAAGCGTGTATTGCACAGGGATATCAAATCCAAG AACGTCTTTCTCActcaaaatggaaaagtaaagTTGGGAGATTTTGGATCTGCACGACTTCTTGCACA CCCAGTGTCATATGCCTGCACATACGTGGGAACTCCTTACTATGTACCTCCTGAAATATGGGAAAACATGCCATACAACAACAAAAG TGACATATGGTCTCTGGGATGCATCCTGTATGAGCTGTGCACTCTTAGACATCCA GTACAATTCCAGGTGACAGAAGAATTCAAGCAAGAATTAAAGGAAACCAGGAAATGCAGAGGCACTGCAATAAGACCAAAAG GTAGTGTTGCAGCTGGTGGAGGctcaaataagaaagaaagtaaG CAAAGCGAAGATGAAAGTGGCACATGTAGCAGGttgaaaagtgaaaatactACTAAAGGTTTGAATGAATGCACaagagaacaaaggaaaaatgatgaaGAAG CAGAAACTTCAGAAGTCCTCTCAGGAATTACTGATTTGACACATCTCCGTAGGAGGCAATGGGAGAAGAGGACATTCAGTACAGTAGTGGATGTCCTGGAAAATGCTCCCTTGCTTTCTTCCAGTTTTACATCTGAAGAGAATAAAA ATGGCTCTGTTACAAACTACAGTGAAAATAAGCCACGTAAGCAGTGGGCTAAGGAAACTCCTCGGACCCTGATGAACATCCTCAGTAATGCAGATGTCAGCTTAGCATTTAAAACATACACAATTTATAAACCAG CTTCTGCAAATATATTAAGAGGTCCACTTTCTGATGAAACTGAAGCATCTGATGAACTAGATGGGGAACGTGAAGATATTGACACAGATTTGGAGAGACTTGAGCCTAGATCTGATGAAGATGATAC GGACTTCGAGGAAGATGACCCAGACTGGGTGTCAGAACTGGAAAAAGTACTGAAACACACTGACTGA
- the NEK3 gene encoding serine/threonine-protein kinase Nek3 isoform X2, giving the protein MDKYEVLKVLGEGSFGRALLVQHKLSDQKYAMKEIRLPVSSSDVETSRKEAILLAKMKHPNVVAYKESFEADGHLYIVMEYCDDGDLMQKIKDQRGKLFPEDTILCWFVQMCLGVKHIHDKRVLHRDIKSKNVFLTQNGKVKLGDFGSARLLAHPVSYACTYVGTPYYVPPEIWENMPYNNKSDIWSLGCILYELCTLRHPFQANSWKHLILKVCKGSYNPLPSHYSYELHYLIKQMFKRNPKNRPSATTILARGCLTKLIKNCFPSEVTEEFKQELKETRKCRGTAIRPKGSVAAGGGSNKKESKQSEDESGTCSRLKSENTTKGLNECTREQRKNDEEAETSEVLSGITDLTHLRRRQWEKRTFSTVVDVLENAPLLSSSFTSEENKNGSVTNYSENKPRKQWAKETPRTLMNILSNADVSLAFKTYTIYKPASANILRGPLSDETEASDELDGEREDIDTDLERLEPRSDEDDTDFEEDDPDWVSELEKVLKHTD; this is encoded by the exons ATGGACAAATACGAAGTGCTGAAAGTACTGGGAGAAGGGTCCTTCGGGAGAGCTCTCCTAGTTCAGCACAAACTCAGCGACCAGAAGTATGCCATGAAGGAAATCAGGCTTCCTGTG TCTTCATCTGATGTAGAGACCTCGAGGAAGGAAGCTATTCTTTTGGCTAAAATGAAACATCCAAATGTTGTTGCCTATAAAGAATCATTTGAAG CTGATGGACACTTGTATATAGTGATGGAGTATTGTGACGATGGAGATCTaatgcagaagattaaagaCCAAAGAGGAAAGTTGTTCCCTGAAGACACG atactttGCTGGTTTGTGCAGATGTGCCTGGGTGTGAAGCACATTCACGATAAGCGTGTATTGCACAGGGATATCAAATCCAAG AACGTCTTTCTCActcaaaatggaaaagtaaagTTGGGAGATTTTGGATCTGCACGACTTCTTGCACA CCCAGTGTCATATGCCTGCACATACGTGGGAACTCCTTACTATGTACCTCCTGAAATATGGGAAAACATGCCATACAACAACAAAAG TGACATATGGTCTCTGGGATGCATCCTGTATGAGCTGTGCACTCTTAGACATCCA tttcaAGCCAATAGCTGGAAACATCTAATTCTTAAGGTCTGCAAAGGATCCTACAATCCACTGCCATCTCACTATTCCTATGAACTCCATTACTtaataaaacagatgtttaagaGAAATCCAAAGAATCGTCCATCAGCAACTACTATTCTTGCAAGAGGCTGCTTAACCAAACTTATCAAAAATTGTTTCCCTTCTGAG GTGACAGAAGAATTCAAGCAAGAATTAAAGGAAACCAGGAAATGCAGAGGCACTGCAATAAGACCAAAAG GTAGTGTTGCAGCTGGTGGAGGctcaaataagaaagaaagtaaG CAAAGCGAAGATGAAAGTGGCACATGTAGCAGGttgaaaagtgaaaatactACTAAAGGTTTGAATGAATGCACaagagaacaaaggaaaaatgatgaaGAAG CAGAAACTTCAGAAGTCCTCTCAGGAATTACTGATTTGACACATCTCCGTAGGAGGCAATGGGAGAAGAGGACATTCAGTACAGTAGTGGATGTCCTGGAAAATGCTCCCTTGCTTTCTTCCAGTTTTACATCTGAAGAGAATAAAA ATGGCTCTGTTACAAACTACAGTGAAAATAAGCCACGTAAGCAGTGGGCTAAGGAAACTCCTCGGACCCTGATGAACATCCTCAGTAATGCAGATGTCAGCTTAGCATTTAAAACATACACAATTTATAAACCAG CTTCTGCAAATATATTAAGAGGTCCACTTTCTGATGAAACTGAAGCATCTGATGAACTAGATGGGGAACGTGAAGATATTGACACAGATTTGGAGAGACTTGAGCCTAGATCTGATGAAGATGATAC GGACTTCGAGGAAGATGACCCAGACTGGGTGTCAGAACTGGAAAAAGTACTGAAACACACTGACTGA
- the NEK3 gene encoding serine/threonine-protein kinase Nek3 isoform X1, whose protein sequence is MDKYEVLKVLGEGSFGRALLVQHKLSDQKYAMKEIRLPVSSSDVETSRKEAILLAKMKHPNVVAYKESFEADGHLYIVMEYCDDGDLMQKIKDQRGKLFPEDTILCWFVQMCLGVKHIHDKRVLHRDIKSKNVFLTQNGKVKLGDFGSARLLAHPVSYACTYVGTPYYVPPEIWENMPYNNKSDIWSLGCILYELCTLRHPFQANSWKHLILKVCKGSYNPLPSHYSYELHYLIKQMFKRNPKNRPSATTILARGCLTKLIKNCFPSEVQFQVTEEFKQELKETRKCRGTAIRPKGSVAAGGGSNKKESKQSEDESGTCSRLKSENTTKGLNECTREQRKNDEEAETSEVLSGITDLTHLRRRQWEKRTFSTVVDVLENAPLLSSSFTSEENKNGSVTNYSENKPRKQWAKETPRTLMNILSNADVSLAFKTYTIYKPASANILRGPLSDETEASDELDGEREDIDTDLERLEPRSDEDDTDFEEDDPDWVSELEKVLKHTD, encoded by the exons ATGGACAAATACGAAGTGCTGAAAGTACTGGGAGAAGGGTCCTTCGGGAGAGCTCTCCTAGTTCAGCACAAACTCAGCGACCAGAAGTATGCCATGAAGGAAATCAGGCTTCCTGTG TCTTCATCTGATGTAGAGACCTCGAGGAAGGAAGCTATTCTTTTGGCTAAAATGAAACATCCAAATGTTGTTGCCTATAAAGAATCATTTGAAG CTGATGGACACTTGTATATAGTGATGGAGTATTGTGACGATGGAGATCTaatgcagaagattaaagaCCAAAGAGGAAAGTTGTTCCCTGAAGACACG atactttGCTGGTTTGTGCAGATGTGCCTGGGTGTGAAGCACATTCACGATAAGCGTGTATTGCACAGGGATATCAAATCCAAG AACGTCTTTCTCActcaaaatggaaaagtaaagTTGGGAGATTTTGGATCTGCACGACTTCTTGCACA CCCAGTGTCATATGCCTGCACATACGTGGGAACTCCTTACTATGTACCTCCTGAAATATGGGAAAACATGCCATACAACAACAAAAG TGACATATGGTCTCTGGGATGCATCCTGTATGAGCTGTGCACTCTTAGACATCCA tttcaAGCCAATAGCTGGAAACATCTAATTCTTAAGGTCTGCAAAGGATCCTACAATCCACTGCCATCTCACTATTCCTATGAACTCCATTACTtaataaaacagatgtttaagaGAAATCCAAAGAATCGTCCATCAGCAACTACTATTCTTGCAAGAGGCTGCTTAACCAAACTTATCAAAAATTGTTTCCCTTCTGAG GTACAATTCCAGGTGACAGAAGAATTCAAGCAAGAATTAAAGGAAACCAGGAAATGCAGAGGCACTGCAATAAGACCAAAAG GTAGTGTTGCAGCTGGTGGAGGctcaaataagaaagaaagtaaG CAAAGCGAAGATGAAAGTGGCACATGTAGCAGGttgaaaagtgaaaatactACTAAAGGTTTGAATGAATGCACaagagaacaaaggaaaaatgatgaaGAAG CAGAAACTTCAGAAGTCCTCTCAGGAATTACTGATTTGACACATCTCCGTAGGAGGCAATGGGAGAAGAGGACATTCAGTACAGTAGTGGATGTCCTGGAAAATGCTCCCTTGCTTTCTTCCAGTTTTACATCTGAAGAGAATAAAA ATGGCTCTGTTACAAACTACAGTGAAAATAAGCCACGTAAGCAGTGGGCTAAGGAAACTCCTCGGACCCTGATGAACATCCTCAGTAATGCAGATGTCAGCTTAGCATTTAAAACATACACAATTTATAAACCAG CTTCTGCAAATATATTAAGAGGTCCACTTTCTGATGAAACTGAAGCATCTGATGAACTAGATGGGGAACGTGAAGATATTGACACAGATTTGGAGAGACTTGAGCCTAGATCTGATGAAGATGATAC GGACTTCGAGGAAGATGACCCAGACTGGGTGTCAGAACTGGAAAAAGTACTGAAACACACTGACTGA